Proteins encoded together in one Solanum lycopersicum chromosome 7, SLM_r2.1 window:
- the LOC101263727 gene encoding uncharacterized protein: MSMEKGSLQSNLDCFLECTTPLVPSQFLPQSEIRNLNRLWHPWEREKVEYFTLGDLWNCYDEWSAYGAGVPIKTDSAETLVQYYVPYLSAIQIFISRSSVNFLREETESRDSSFSDSFSDESESEKLSRWDGCSSEEGDSLWHMNDRWGYLYFQYFERSTPYGRVPLMDKISGFAERYPGLMSLRSVDLSPASWMSVAWYPIYHIPMGRTIKDLSACFLTFHTLSSSFQDMDLDDDMENGKRKRKEGESIPLAPFGLGTYKMQGDVWLSDRSGKDQERLSTLFSVADSWLKQLGVQHHDFNYFMGSRRG; this comes from the exons atgTCAATGGAAAAGGGGTCATTACAATCAAACCTTGATTGTTTCTTGGAATGCACAACACCATTAGTCCCTTCACAGTTTTTGCCTCAG AGTGAGATTAGAAACCTAAATAGGCTATGGCATCCATGGGAAAGAGAAAAAGTTGAATACTTTACTTTGGGTGATCTTTGGAATTGTTATGATGAATGGAGTGCTTATGGTGCTGGAGTTCCTATTAAAACAGATTCAGCAGAAACATTAGTACAATATTATGTTCCTTATCTTTCTGCTATTCAAATCTTTATCAGCAGATCATCTGTTAATTTTCTCAg GGAAGAGACAGAATCAAGGGATTCATCGTTTAGCGATTCGTTTAGTGATGAGAGTGAAAGTGAGAAGTTGTCAAGATGGGATGGATGTTCATCTGAAGAAGGTGATAGTCTTTGGCATATGAATGATAGATGGGGTTATCTCTATTTTCAGTACTTTGAGAGATCAACTCCTTATGGAAGAGTCCCTTTGATGGACAAG ATTAGTGGTTTCGCTGAAAGATACCCTGGATTAATGTCATTGAGAAGTGTAGACCTTTCACCGGCTAGTTGGATGTCAGTTGCTTG GTATCCGATATATCACATTCCTATGGGAAGAACTATTAAAGACTTGTCAGCATGCTTTCTCACATTCCAcacactttcttcttcttttcaag ATATGGACCTTGATGATGACATGGAGAATGGCAAAAGAAAACGAAAGGAAGGAGAAAGTATCCCCCTTGCGCCTTTCGGCTTGGGCACTTACAAAATGCAGGGAGATGTGTGGCTTTCAGACAGGAGTGGGAAGGACCAAGAGAGGCTGTCAACACTTTTTAGTGTTGCTGATTCTTGGCTAAAGCAGTTGGGTGTCCAGCACCACGACTTTAACTATTTCATGGGTAGTCGTCGTGGCTAA